From Alphaproteobacteria bacterium, the proteins below share one genomic window:
- a CDS encoding carboxymuconolactone decarboxylase family protein, which produces MEATVTPRIPPLSAPYPAEIQAAFDRIMPPRIDPLVLFRTLASVPRIWEKFRAGSLLDKGPLDLRQREIVIDRVCARCGCAYEWGVHVSFFAQRVELGEAQIEALATDSADAPIWSEEERLLIRAVDALHDTIDLPDALWDALAARLSHEQILEVIALCGFYRTVAYYCRALRLPTEAYGAALPRAA; this is translated from the coding sequence ATGGAGGCCACCGTGACCCCGCGTATCCCGCCGCTCAGCGCGCCATACCCGGCAGAAATCCAGGCTGCGTTCGACCGCATCATGCCGCCCAGGATCGATCCGCTGGTGCTGTTCCGCACGCTCGCCTCGGTGCCGCGCATCTGGGAGAAGTTCCGTGCCGGTTCGCTGCTCGACAAGGGGCCGCTCGACCTGCGCCAGCGCGAGATCGTCATTGATCGCGTCTGCGCGCGCTGCGGCTGCGCCTACGAATGGGGTGTGCACGTCAGCTTCTTCGCCCAGCGCGTCGAGCTCGGCGAGGCGCAGATCGAGGCGCTCGCCACCGACAGCGCCGATGCCCCGATATGGAGCGAGGAAGAGCGGCTGCTGATTCGCGCCGTCGACGCGCTGCACGACACGATCGACCTTCCCGACGCGCTGTGGGACGCGCTGGCGGCCAGGTTAAGCCACGAGCAGATCCTCGAGGTGATCGCGCTCTGCGGCTTCTATCGCACCGTCGCCTATTACTGCCGCGCGTTGCGCCTGCCGACGGAAGCGTATGGCGCAGCGCTGCCCCGCGCGGCGTGA
- a CDS encoding pirin family protein: MIELRPFKNLGKSDHGWLKANFHFSFAGYQNRNRMHWGALRVWNNDRIAAGTGFDPHPHRDMEIVTYVMKGAITHQDSVGNQGRTEAGQIQVMSAGTGITHAEYNREPEETELFQIWLLPNKQGVKPRWETRDFPAGARDGKLVPLASGFVSHEGQGAIPLYADGALYAATIKSGDKVSHTLDGRPAYLVPAKGAVKVNGVAVNARDGLAIEDVEAITIEATDDAEIVLVETAPLH, encoded by the coding sequence ATGATCGAGCTACGCCCGTTCAAGAACCTCGGCAAATCGGACCATGGCTGGCTGAAGGCCAATTTTCACTTCAGCTTCGCCGGCTACCAGAATCGCAACCGCATGCACTGGGGCGCGCTGCGCGTGTGGAACAACGACCGCATCGCCGCCGGCACCGGCTTCGACCCGCATCCGCATCGCGACATGGAGATCGTGACCTACGTCATGAAGGGCGCGATCACCCACCAGGACAGCGTCGGCAACCAGGGTCGCACCGAGGCCGGCCAGATCCAGGTGATGAGCGCCGGCACCGGCATCACGCACGCGGAGTACAACCGCGAGCCCGAGGAGACCGAGCTGTTCCAGATCTGGCTGCTGCCCAACAAGCAGGGCGTGAAGCCGCGCTGGGAGACGCGCGATTTCCCCGCCGGCGCGCGTGATGGCAAGCTGGTGCCGCTGGCCTCGGGCTTCGTCAGCCACGAGGGCCAGGGCGCGATCCCGCTCTACGCCGACGGCGCGCTCTACGCCGCGACGATCAAGAGCGGCGACAAGGTCAGCCACACGCTCGACGGAAGGCCGGCCTATCTCGTGCCGGCGAAGGGCGCGGTGAAGGTCAACGGCGTCGCGGTCAACGCGCGCGACGGCTTGGCGATCGAGGACGTCGAGGCGATCACGATCGAGGCGACGGACGACGCCGAGATCGTCCTGGTCGAGACCGCGCCGCTGCACTGA
- a CDS encoding response regulator transcription factor, whose product MRILLVEDDSETAAFIARGLRERGHAVDHAGTGKDGLRFATHEPYDVMVVDRMLPELDGLSMIKAARDAGVRTPALFLTTLGGVDDRVEGLEAGADDYLVKPFALAELAARVAALGRRPPIAQATSLRVGDLEMDLLARLVTRAGQRIELQAQEFKLLEYLMRHAEQVVTRTMLLEKVWDFHFDPRTNIVETHISRLRSKIDRGFEAPLLHTIRGAGYVIRPPH is encoded by the coding sequence ATGAGGATCCTGCTGGTGGAGGACGATTCCGAGACCGCGGCGTTCATCGCCCGTGGCCTGCGCGAGCGCGGCCACGCGGTCGACCACGCCGGGACCGGCAAGGACGGGCTGCGCTTCGCAACCCACGAGCCCTACGACGTCATGGTCGTCGACCGCATGCTGCCCGAGCTCGACGGGCTGTCGATGATCAAGGCCGCGCGCGACGCGGGGGTGCGTACCCCGGCCCTGTTCCTCACCACACTGGGCGGCGTCGACGATCGCGTCGAGGGACTGGAGGCCGGGGCCGACGACTATCTGGTGAAGCCCTTCGCCCTGGCCGAGCTGGCGGCACGCGTCGCTGCGCTCGGCCGCCGGCCGCCGATCGCGCAGGCGACGTCGCTGCGTGTCGGCGACCTCGAGATGGACCTGCTGGCGCGGCTCGTCACGCGCGCCGGGCAGCGCATCGAACTGCAGGCGCAGGAGTTCAAGCTGCTCGAGTACCTGATGCGGCATGCGGAGCAGGTGGTGACGCGCACCATGCTCCTGGAGAAAGTCTGGGACTTCCACTTCGACCCGCGCACCAACATCGTCGAGACCCATATCAGCCGGCTGCGCTCGAAGATCGACAGGGGCTTCGAAGCGCCGCTGCTGCACACCATCCGCGGCGCGGGCTATGTCATTCGGCCGCCTCATTAG
- a CDS encoding helix-turn-helix transcriptional regulator produces the protein MAKTPRPGQPVRGSTTGRPIMALFDLLGRRWAQRVIWELRESRQPTFRALRELCGNPSPSVLNTRLAELREAGVVETVEGGGYRLTEAGRGLLKALLPLHAWAEDWAARLSRGGPSTRG, from the coding sequence ATGGCGAAGACACCCAGACCCGGCCAACCCGTCCGCGGCTCGACCACCGGCCGGCCGATCATGGCGCTGTTCGACCTGCTGGGTCGCCGCTGGGCGCAGCGGGTGATCTGGGAGTTGCGCGAGAGCCGTCAGCCCACCTTCCGTGCCCTGCGCGAGCTGTGCGGCAATCCCAGCCCGTCGGTGCTGAACACGCGCCTGGCCGAATTGCGCGAGGCCGGCGTCGTCGAGACGGTCGAGGGCGGCGGCTATCGCCTGACGGAGGCCGGTCGCGGCCTGTTGAAGGCGCTGCTGCCGCTGCACGCCTGGGCCGAAGACTGGGCCGCCCGGCTGAGCCGCGGCGGCCCGTCGACACGAGGCTGA
- a CDS encoding cob(I)yrinic acid a,c-diamide adenosyltransferase, whose amino-acid sequence MVKLNRIVTRTGDDGRTSLGDGAIAHKADARVQAIGDVDEANACLGVARIDAPAGLSADLLHIQNDLFDLGADIAAIERDGLKVERLRVAEAQVEWLEARIEAVNADLPPLDSFVLPGGDPVSAHLHLARTVVRRAERSLNAVAFGAPVNPVALRYLNRLSDLLFVLARDRARASGVETPWRPGLHGERDVETGPGIAQRE is encoded by the coding sequence ATGGTCAAGCTCAATCGGATCGTCACCCGCACCGGTGACGACGGTCGCACGTCGCTGGGCGACGGTGCGATCGCGCACAAGGCCGATGCGCGCGTCCAGGCGATCGGCGATGTCGACGAGGCCAATGCCTGCCTCGGCGTCGCGCGGATCGACGCGCCGGCCGGCCTGTCCGCCGACCTGCTGCACATCCAGAACGACCTGTTCGATCTCGGCGCCGACATCGCCGCGATCGAGCGCGACGGGCTGAAGGTCGAGCGCCTGCGCGTCGCCGAGGCGCAGGTGGAATGGTTGGAGGCGCGCATCGAGGCGGTGAACGCCGACCTGCCGCCGCTCGACAGCTTCGTGCTGCCCGGCGGCGATCCCGTCAGCGCGCACCTGCATCTGGCGCGCACGGTGGTGCGGAGGGCCGAGCGCTCGTTGAACGCGGTGGCCTTTGGCGCACCGGTGAATCCCGTGGCGCTGCGCTACCTGAACCGACTGTCGGATCTGCTGTTCGTACTGGCCCGCGACCGGGCGCGCGCATCAGGCGTCGAGACGCCGTGGCGGCCCGGACTGCATGGTGAGCGCGACGTCGAGACCGGGCCCGGCATCGCGCAGCGTGAGTGA
- a CDS encoding SDR family oxidoreductase encodes MAYKGFDLTGKVALVTGGNGGIGFGMADAMAEAGADICIWGTNKAKNDAALEKLKRHGKRVHAQLVDVGDEKAVEAGFAETIETLGHVDNCVANAGVSGRGQGAILQMTTDEWRRVMRVNLDGVFFTFRTAAKHMAERGKGGSLVAMSSTAAIEGAARSSHYGASKGGVCAFVRALAVELARYNISVNSVLPGWIETAMTANAFSNEKFAGNVKPRIPQRRWGVEQDFGPIAVYLASDAARYTTGRDFVIDGGYTLF; translated from the coding sequence ATGGCCTACAAGGGATTCGACCTGACGGGGAAGGTGGCGCTGGTCACCGGCGGCAACGGCGGCATCGGCTTCGGCATGGCCGACGCGATGGCCGAGGCCGGCGCCGACATCTGCATCTGGGGCACCAACAAGGCCAAGAACGACGCTGCCCTCGAGAAGCTCAAGCGCCATGGCAAGCGCGTGCACGCGCAGCTGGTCGATGTCGGCGACGAGAAGGCGGTCGAGGCGGGCTTCGCCGAGACCATCGAGACGCTGGGCCACGTCGACAATTGCGTCGCCAATGCCGGTGTCTCGGGCCGCGGGCAGGGCGCGATCCTGCAGATGACGACCGACGAATGGCGCCGCGTGATGCGCGTCAACCTCGACGGCGTGTTCTTCACCTTCCGCACGGCGGCGAAGCACATGGCCGAGCGCGGCAAGGGCGGCTCGCTGGTGGCGATGTCGAGCACCGCGGCGATCGAGGGCGCGGCGCGCAGCAGCCACTACGGCGCCAGCAAGGGCGGCGTCTGCGCCTTCGTGCGCGCGCTGGCGGTCGAGCTGGCGCGCTACAATATCAGCGTCAACTCGGTCCTGCCGGGCTGGATCGAGACGGCGATGACCGCCAACGCGTTCAGCAACGAGAAGTTCGCCGGCAACGTCAAGCCGCGCATCCCGCAGCGTCGCTGGGGCGTGGAACAGGACTTCGGACCGATCGCCGTCTATCTCGCCTCCGACGCCGCGCGCTACACCACCGGTCGCGACTTCGTCATCGACGGTGGCTACACGCTGTTCTGA
- a CDS encoding enoyl-CoA hydratase/isomerase family protein yields MSAFAPSTYAGGLILATRRPPVLTIVLNSAETRNAFSREGAQGLTAALRAAEADPEIRAVVITGSGGNFCSGADLSDLAAATDYYPWAGEGGPLHRRPSKPTIAAIEGYASAEGLGLALLCDVRVVDETATFGVFARRLGVTGDGTAARLPGVVGISQAMDILLTGRAIGCDRAMAIGLATRKVANGMTRAAAEKIAQDIASFAPMSIAADRQTAYAAEDGDVAGALRLEVETSQVVFHEEGRPGVTELVGVARPASELLAA; encoded by the coding sequence ATGTCTGCCTTCGCCCCGTCCACCTACGCAGGCGGCTTGATCCTCGCCACGAGGCGGCCGCCGGTGCTGACCATCGTCCTGAACTCGGCCGAGACCCGCAATGCCTTCAGCCGCGAAGGCGCCCAGGGTCTCACCGCCGCGCTGCGTGCGGCCGAGGCCGACCCCGAGATCCGCGCCGTGGTGATCACCGGCAGCGGCGGCAATTTCTGCTCCGGCGCCGATCTCTCCGATCTGGCGGCCGCCACCGACTACTATCCCTGGGCCGGCGAAGGCGGGCCGCTGCACAGGCGGCCGTCCAAGCCGACCATCGCCGCCATCGAGGGCTATGCCAGCGCCGAAGGCCTGGGCTTGGCCCTGCTGTGCGATGTCCGGGTCGTCGACGAAACCGCGACCTTCGGCGTCTTTGCCCGCCGCTTGGGCGTGACGGGCGATGGCACGGCAGCACGCCTGCCGGGTGTCGTCGGCATCAGCCAGGCGATGGATATCCTGCTTACCGGCCGTGCGATCGGCTGCGACCGGGCCATGGCGATCGGTCTCGCGACCCGCAAGGTCGCCAACGGCATGACGCGCGCCGCGGCCGAGAAGATCGCGCAGGACATCGCGTCCTTTGCACCGATGTCGATCGCCGCCGACCGGCAGACCGCCTATGCCGCCGAGGATGGCGACGTCGCCGGCGCGCTCAGGCTCGAGGTCGAGACCTCGCAGGTCGTCTTCCATGAAGAGGGCCGGCCCGGCGTGACCGAGCTGGTGGGCGTCGCGCGGCCAGCCTCGGAGCTGCTCGCCGCGTAG
- a CDS encoding NIPSNAP family protein translates to MIYEMRTYTMHAGQMPAYLKAAETIGRPARGDNYGMNHGYWTSEFGQVNQIWHLWSYPSLDERDRLRAELQKNPKWTGEYVPAIRELIIRQDLQIWNAVVDYKQPAGEGNVYELRTYRTHLGQARPWANLMKEYLPTREKYSPIHGLWVGEFPQPNAVSHMWVYKDLAARTAARAGATKDPKWQEFLGKGAPMLAEMQSVLLLPTNYSKSK, encoded by the coding sequence ATGATCTACGAGATGCGCACCTACACGATGCATGCCGGCCAGATGCCGGCCTACCTGAAGGCGGCCGAAACCATCGGCCGGCCGGCGCGCGGCGACAATTACGGCATGAACCACGGCTACTGGACCAGCGAGTTCGGTCAGGTGAATCAGATCTGGCACCTGTGGTCCTATCCCAGCCTCGACGAGCGCGATCGTCTGCGGGCGGAGCTGCAGAAGAATCCGAAGTGGACCGGCGAGTACGTGCCGGCGATCCGCGAGCTGATCATCCGTCAGGACCTGCAGATCTGGAACGCGGTGGTCGACTACAAGCAGCCCGCCGGCGAGGGCAACGTCTACGAGCTGCGCACCTATCGCACGCATCTCGGCCAGGCGCGGCCCTGGGCCAACCTGATGAAGGAGTATCTCCCGACGCGCGAGAAGTATTCGCCGATCCACGGGCTGTGGGTCGGCGAGTTCCCGCAGCCCAACGCGGTGTCCCACATGTGGGTCTACAAGGACCTCGCGGCCCGCACCGCCGCGCGCGCCGGTGCAACGAAGGATCCGAAATGGCAGGAGTTCCTCGGCAAGGGCGCGCCGATGCTGGCGGAGATGCAGTCGGTGCTGCTGCTGCCGACCAACTATTCTAAGTCGAAGTGA
- a CDS encoding DegQ family serine endoprotease has product MSLFKSRLAAVLALSTALTAPALVAPHLFNAAPAIAGETTVRDFSDLAEKVTPAVVNVAVTGTNQAVDDGDRVPSSPMEQFRRRFQEQQRPGRPQAPPMQRRQGVGTGFIIDASGLIVTNNHVAGRASSIVVTLADGRKFPAKLLGADDKTDLALLKIESKEPLPFVSFGDAGKIRVGQPVMAVGNPFGLGGTVTTGIVSARGRDIRSGPFDDYIQTDAAINKGNSGGPLFDMDGKVIGINTAIFSPTGGSIGLGFAIPSSLAEPVIAQLKEHGKVARGQLGVQIQPVTQDIADSLSLKSTDGALVAGVMPDSAALKAGLKDGDIIRSVDGKDVKTLRDLTRMIAAVAPGSSVSLGVWRDGKDITVKARLDGQAPATVKADRSGSADKADPAAYGVSLGELSPQARQQLDLASSIKGALILEVQPGSPAEERGLQPGDVIVQIGRDAIDGTDDAIAKLRAAKDSKKPALLKIWRDGAARYVAVRAA; this is encoded by the coding sequence TTGTCCCTCTTCAAATCCCGCCTCGCCGCCGTGCTGGCGCTGTCGACCGCGCTCACCGCGCCGGCTCTCGTTGCCCCGCATCTCTTCAATGCCGCCCCGGCGATCGCCGGCGAAACCACCGTGCGCGACTTCTCCGATCTCGCCGAGAAGGTGACGCCGGCGGTGGTCAATGTCGCCGTGACCGGGACCAACCAGGCGGTCGACGACGGCGATCGCGTGCCGTCCTCGCCGATGGAGCAGTTCCGCCGCCGCTTCCAGGAGCAGCAGCGTCCGGGCCGTCCGCAGGCGCCGCCGATGCAGCGCAGGCAGGGTGTCGGCACGGGTTTCATCATCGACGCTTCCGGCCTGATCGTGACCAACAACCACGTCGCCGGCCGCGCTTCCTCGATCGTCGTCACCCTGGCGGACGGGCGGAAGTTTCCGGCCAAGCTGCTGGGCGCCGACGACAAGACCGACCTGGCGCTCTTGAAGATCGAGAGCAAGGAACCGCTGCCCTTCGTCAGCTTCGGCGACGCCGGCAAGATCCGCGTCGGCCAGCCGGTCATGGCGGTCGGCAACCCGTTCGGTCTCGGCGGCACCGTGACCACCGGCATCGTCTCGGCGCGCGGCCGCGACATCCGGTCGGGTCCGTTCGACGACTACATCCAGACCGACGCGGCGATCAACAAGGGCAACTCCGGTGGCCCGCTGTTCGACATGGACGGCAAGGTGATCGGCATCAACACCGCGATCTTCTCGCCGACGGGCGGCAGTATCGGCCTGGGCTTCGCCATTCCCTCGAGCCTAGCCGAGCCGGTGATCGCCCAGCTCAAGGAGCACGGCAAGGTCGCGCGCGGCCAGCTCGGCGTGCAGATCCAGCCGGTGACCCAGGACATCGCCGACAGCCTGTCCTTGAAATCCACTGACGGCGCACTGGTCGCCGGCGTGATGCCCGACTCGGCGGCGCTGAAGGCCGGCCTGAAGGACGGCGACATCATTCGCAGCGTCGACGGCAAGGACGTGAAGACCCTGCGGGATCTGACGCGCATGATCGCGGCGGTCGCACCGGGCTCCTCGGTCAGCCTGGGCGTGTGGCGCGACGGCAAGGACATCACCGTCAAGGCCAGGCTCGACGGCCAGGCACCGGCCACGGTGAAGGCCGACCGATCGGGATCGGCCGACAAGGCCGACCCTGCCGCCTACGGCGTGTCGCTGGGCGAGCTGTCGCCCCAGGCGCGCCAGCAGCTCGATCTCGCGTCCTCGATCAAGGGCGCGCTGATCCTCGAGGTGCAGCCCGGCAGCCCGGCCGAGGAGCGCGGATTGCAGCCAGGCGACGTCATCGTGCAGATCGGCCGCGACGCGATCGACGGCACGGACGACGCCATCGCCAAGCTGCGCGCGGCGAAGGACAGCAAGAAGCCCGCGCTGCTGAAGATCTGGCGTGACGGCGCGGCGCGCTACGTCGCCGTGCGCGCCGCCTGA
- a CDS encoding DUF4864 domain-containing protein has protein sequence MRSALGLLIGAWLLLAAPALAADPPDESDRAQIRDVIGRQLEAFRRDDGETAFSFAAPGIRSIFGTVDNFMSMVSNGYQPVHRWQRFAFRDIRLVEDWVIQKVHIDAQDGSSVTAFYVMEKQPDGTWRIAGCSLGAPEEHST, from the coding sequence ATGCGCAGCGCTTTGGGGCTTCTGATCGGCGCTTGGCTGCTGCTCGCTGCGCCGGCGCTCGCCGCCGATCCACCGGACGAATCCGACCGCGCACAGATCCGCGATGTCATCGGCCGCCAGCTCGAGGCCTTCAGGCGCGACGACGGCGAGACGGCGTTTTCCTTCGCCGCCCCGGGCATCCGGAGCATCTTCGGCACGGTCGACAATTTCATGTCAATGGTGAGCAACGGTTACCAGCCGGTGCATCGCTGGCAGCGCTTCGCCTTCCGCGACATCCGCCTGGTCGAGGACTGGGTGATCCAGAAGGTCCATATCGATGCCCAGGACGGATCGTCGGTGACCGCCTTCTATGTCATGGAAAAGCAGCCTGACGGCACGTGGCGCATCGCCGGCTGCTCGCTCGGCGCGCCGGAAGAGCACTCGACCTGA
- a CDS encoding HAMP domain-containing protein: MSFGRLIRIARTAAFRLTLAYAGLFMVSAGVLFGAVYWIATAALQADMTAVLRTEALQLSGIHTRAGLRGLAPEILRRMSFRSRGPIYYLLQAPNREVIVGNLPGMVPREGVIDLRRDADEPDRETANRQIKDIELTGFGLRLRDGAFLVVAQDTARVRDMQRAIIRAFAWAGGLTLLLAIAGGAALAVNFLRRIDQISRTSRAIMEGDLAARIPARGTNDEIDQLVVNLNAMLDRVQGLMIGLRQVSSDIAHDLRTPLGRLRQHLEEARDRATTTEAYAAATDAAIAEADTLLETFSALLRIAQIEAGVRRGAFAPVDLSAVLRGVGEAYVASAEETGHKLRLEIEDGVSVTGDQQMLSLMASNLIENALHHTPEGTTIRLVLHHTAMHVIDDGPGIPADEHDKVLDRFYRLDRSRSTPGSGLGLAMVKAIANLHGFSLTLRDAGPGLDVALTMQSGPPRRLDA, translated from the coding sequence ATGTCATTCGGCCGCCTCATTAGGATCGCGCGCACCGCCGCCTTCCGGCTCACGCTCGCCTATGCCGGCCTGTTCATGGTCTCGGCCGGCGTACTGTTCGGCGCCGTGTACTGGATTGCCACCGCCGCGCTGCAGGCCGACATGACGGCCGTGCTGCGCACCGAGGCGCTGCAGCTGTCCGGGATCCACACGCGCGCCGGGCTGCGCGGCCTGGCTCCGGAGATCCTGAGGCGCATGAGCTTTCGCAGCCGTGGGCCGATCTACTATCTGCTGCAGGCGCCCAACCGGGAGGTCATCGTCGGCAACCTGCCGGGCATGGTGCCGCGCGAGGGCGTGATCGACCTGCGCCGCGATGCCGACGAGCCCGACCGGGAGACCGCCAATCGCCAGATCAAGGACATCGAGCTCACCGGCTTCGGCCTGCGCCTGCGCGACGGCGCCTTCCTCGTCGTGGCGCAGGACACGGCCCGCGTGCGTGACATGCAGCGCGCCATCATCCGCGCCTTCGCCTGGGCCGGCGGGCTGACCCTGCTGCTGGCGATCGCCGGCGGCGCCGCGCTGGCGGTGAACTTCCTGCGCCGCATCGACCAGATCAGCCGCACCAGCCGCGCCATCATGGAGGGCGACCTCGCCGCGCGCATACCCGCGCGCGGCACCAACGACGAGATCGACCAGCTCGTCGTCAACCTCAACGCCATGCTCGACCGCGTGCAGGGCCTGATGATCGGCCTGCGCCAGGTCTCAAGCGACATCGCCCACGATCTGCGCACGCCGCTGGGCCGCCTGCGCCAGCATCTCGAGGAAGCCCGCGACCGCGCCACCACGACCGAGGCCTATGCCGCCGCGACCGACGCGGCGATCGCCGAGGCCGACACGCTGCTCGAAACCTTCTCCGCCCTTCTGCGCATCGCGCAGATCGAGGCCGGCGTGCGCCGCGGCGCCTTCGCGCCGGTCGACCTGTCGGCGGTGCTGCGCGGCGTCGGCGAGGCCTATGTCGCCTCTGCCGAGGAGACCGGCCACAAGCTGCGGCTCGAGATCGAGGATGGCGTCAGCGTCACCGGCGACCAGCAGATGCTGAGCCTGATGGCCTCGAACCTGATCGAGAACGCCCTGCATCACACGCCCGAGGGCACCACGATCCGCCTCGTCCTGCACCATACCGCGATGCACGTCATCGATGACGGCCCGGGCATCCCGGCCGACGAGCACGACAAGGTGCTGGACCGCTTCTATCGTCTCGACCGCAGCCGCTCGACGCCAGGCAGCGGGCTGGGGCTGGCGATGGTCAAGGCCATCGCCAACCTGCACGGCTTCTCACTCACGCTGCGCGATGCCGGGCCCGGTCTCGACGTCGCGCTCACCATGCAGTCCGGGCCGCCACGGCGTCTCGACGCCTGA